Proteins from a single region of Sneathiella aquimaris:
- the pyk gene encoding pyruvate kinase — MRRLRKTKIVATLGPASSDEKTVKALHLAGADVFRLNFSHGEPHDHKSRYDIIRNLEQTEGRPIGILADLQGPKIRVGTFEDGKVLLEKGQTFRLDLDETAGNSERVCLPHKRVMSSLEKGTILLLDDGKLKLGVTEASETHAQCEVLIGGKLSDRKGVNIPNAIVNMSPLTDKDRRDLDYALELGVDWIALSFVQRPEDIAEIKKIVAGRAAVMAKIEKPAAVEHLEGIIELADAVMVARGDLGVEIPLPEVPAVQKKIINAAKNSGKPVVVATQMLESMISSPVPTRAEATDVANAIYDGADAVMLSAESAAGEYPIEAVTMMSDIAVQTEKDPNYSKMMDAKHGPLEATTADAISAAASQVASTIGATAIVTYTTSGSTALRASRERGSTPVLALTPALPTARKLALAWGLHCVHTSDAKNFSDMVERACNTCFQEGFARPGDRIVIMAGVPFGTPGSTNILRIAWVGEKPLAK; from the coding sequence ATGCGCAGACTCAGAAAAACCAAAATTGTTGCCACCCTTGGCCCCGCCAGCTCGGATGAAAAAACTGTCAAAGCTCTTCATCTTGCAGGGGCAGACGTCTTTCGGCTTAACTTCAGTCACGGGGAGCCACACGATCACAAATCACGCTACGACATTATTAGAAATCTGGAACAAACCGAAGGGCGCCCTATTGGCATTCTGGCAGATTTACAAGGCCCTAAGATCCGGGTTGGTACCTTTGAAGACGGCAAAGTCCTTCTCGAAAAAGGGCAAACCTTTCGCCTCGATCTTGATGAAACCGCTGGTAATTCCGAACGGGTCTGCCTCCCTCATAAAAGGGTCATGTCGTCGCTTGAAAAAGGCACCATATTGCTCCTTGATGATGGCAAATTGAAACTCGGTGTTACTGAAGCCTCCGAAACTCATGCCCAATGCGAGGTTTTAATCGGCGGAAAACTCTCTGACCGTAAAGGCGTCAACATTCCAAACGCCATTGTCAACATGTCCCCGCTTACAGACAAAGATCGGCGCGATCTGGATTATGCACTGGAATTGGGTGTGGACTGGATCGCCCTTAGTTTTGTCCAGCGGCCAGAGGATATTGCCGAAATCAAGAAAATAGTCGCTGGGCGCGCCGCGGTCATGGCCAAAATTGAAAAACCAGCTGCGGTTGAGCATCTGGAAGGAATTATTGAACTTGCAGATGCTGTTATGGTCGCGCGCGGTGATCTGGGTGTTGAAATTCCCCTGCCTGAAGTACCTGCGGTTCAGAAGAAAATCATTAATGCAGCCAAAAATTCAGGCAAACCTGTTGTTGTTGCCACACAAATGCTGGAGAGCATGATCTCCTCTCCCGTGCCGACACGCGCGGAGGCAACCGACGTTGCCAATGCGATCTATGATGGAGCTGATGCCGTCATGCTGTCTGCTGAAAGCGCCGCGGGAGAATATCCCATTGAGGCCGTCACCATGATGAGTGACATTGCGGTCCAAACCGAAAAAGATCCTAACTATAGTAAAATGATGGACGCCAAGCATGGCCCGCTCGAAGCAACGACAGCCGATGCCATCAGCGCCGCTGCCTCACAGGTTGCCAGTACGATCGGCGCCACGGCCATTGTCACTTACACAACATCCGGTTCAACAGCCTTGCGGGCGTCGCGCGAACGGGGCAGCACTCCCGTATTAGCATTAACGCCGGCGTTACCAACGGCGCGCAAGCTCGCTCTTGCTTGGGGACTTCACTGCGTTCACACAAGTGATGCAAAAAATTTCTCAGATATGGTCGAACGGGCATGTAATACCTGTTTTCAGGAAGGGTTTGCCCGGCCTGGAGATCGCATTGTTATTATGGCGGGTGTCCCCTTCGGCACCCCAGGGTCAACAAATATCCTGCGAATTGCCTGGGTTGGAGAAAAACCTTTAGCAAAATAA
- a CDS encoding TetR/AcrR family transcriptional regulator, producing MSRQNANLNRSKILQTAIRLFRRQGYAATGLQEILAVSKAPKGSLYYYFPKGKEELAAAAIHAAGKRVTATLQTIENKTSTTEGFLIAYSDQLAHWMALSGYKDGCPISTVLLEQTPGSPLITAAGQASFAEWKKILYRILARDGLKHDKAMEQTDIIMSMIQGAILLSRVEQSARPLESIGQYKIPS from the coding sequence ATGTCACGGCAAAACGCAAACCTAAACCGATCCAAAATTCTTCAAACCGCCATCCGATTGTTCAGGCGACAAGGATACGCGGCTACAGGGCTTCAAGAAATACTGGCGGTCAGCAAAGCACCGAAAGGCTCACTCTACTACTATTTTCCAAAGGGGAAGGAAGAACTGGCGGCAGCCGCAATTCACGCCGCCGGCAAAAGGGTAACCGCAACCTTGCAAACGATCGAAAACAAGACCTCAACAACGGAAGGGTTTCTGATAGCGTATAGTGACCAATTGGCTCATTGGATGGCATTATCGGGGTATAAGGATGGTTGTCCGATTTCGACTGTTCTTTTGGAACAAACCCCCGGCTCTCCCCTGATCACTGCCGCTGGTCAGGCAAGTTTTGCAGAATGGAAGAAAATTTTATACCGCATATTGGCGCGCGATGGCCTGAAACATGACAAGGCGATGGAGCAAACAGATATCATTATGTCGATGATACAGGGAGCAATCCTACTTAGCCGAGTCGAACAATCCGCGCGCCCCCTTGAATCCATCGGACAGTATAAAATACCAAGCTGA
- a CDS encoding carboxylate-amine ligase, with product MKEPGFTIGIEEEYLLVDPETRDLAIDPPAEILVECQKRLPDHQVTPEFLRSQLEIGTRVCANITEARDALGELRSTVSEVVESYDLKLMAASTHPFADWHLLKHTAKERYDVIAQDLQAVVRRLMICGMHVHCGIEDQELRIDLMNQVSYFLPHLLALSTSSPFWRGEVSGLKSYRLSVFDSLPRTGVPDRFDSYGEFERLVSTMVEAGSIEDGSKIWWDLRPSSKFPTLEMRMTDVCSLVEDTLCIAALYSSLLRMLYRLRRKNQRWRIYPATLVAENRWLAQRFGVEGSLIDLGIPGQVKTSELIEEIIELVREDAEALGCLEEVLHARTILSRGTSAERQLATYHQARKDGMENRKALNAVVDQVLQETITGLN from the coding sequence GTGAAAGAGCCCGGCTTCACCATCGGTATCGAAGAAGAATATTTGCTTGTTGATCCTGAAACCCGGGATCTGGCGATCGATCCGCCAGCAGAAATTCTGGTTGAGTGTCAAAAGCGGTTGCCTGATCATCAGGTGACGCCAGAATTTTTGCGTTCTCAGTTGGAGATCGGAACACGGGTATGTGCCAATATCACAGAAGCCCGTGACGCGTTGGGAGAGCTGAGATCAACCGTTTCAGAGGTGGTGGAAAGCTATGACTTGAAGCTTATGGCGGCGTCTACCCACCCTTTCGCGGATTGGCATTTGCTGAAACATACGGCGAAAGAGCGGTATGATGTAATTGCACAAGATTTGCAGGCGGTTGTCAGACGCCTGATGATTTGCGGGATGCACGTACATTGCGGTATCGAGGATCAGGAACTGCGGATCGATCTGATGAACCAGGTTTCTTATTTTCTGCCTCACTTGCTTGCGCTCAGCACCTCTTCGCCTTTTTGGCGAGGGGAAGTAAGTGGCCTTAAATCATACCGGCTTAGTGTCTTCGACAGCCTTCCGAGAACAGGTGTTCCGGATCGGTTTGATAGTTACGGTGAATTTGAACGGCTTGTCAGCACCATGGTTGAAGCCGGTTCTATTGAAGACGGGTCCAAGATCTGGTGGGATTTGCGGCCGTCGTCCAAATTCCCAACTTTGGAAATGCGCATGACCGATGTCTGTTCATTGGTCGAGGACACGCTTTGCATCGCGGCTTTGTATTCTTCCTTGTTGCGTATGCTTTATCGGCTACGCCGGAAAAATCAGCGCTGGCGTATCTATCCTGCGACGTTGGTTGCGGAAAATCGTTGGCTTGCCCAGCGATTTGGCGTGGAGGGCAGCCTGATTGATCTGGGAATACCGGGGCAGGTGAAAACCAGCGAGTTGATTGAAGAAATTATTGAGTTGGTTCGTGAAGACGCCGAAGCACTTGGTTGTTTGGAGGAAGTTCTGCACGCACGAACGATCCTGTCGCGGGGAACATCTGCGGAACGCCAATTGGCGACGTATCATCAGGCGCGTAAAGATGGTATGGAAAACCGAAAGGCATTGAATGCTGTTGTGGATCAGGTCTTGCAAGAGACGATAACAGGCCTAAACTGA
- a CDS encoding SAM-dependent methyltransferase, whose amino-acid sequence MSAEQSSATEGIDGKLPFSKKLKLWWEGYELKPVAKTIEVEEEAPPENEGPPTVKGWAVSRQRSVVTLFGDGMTRCIPDAVKTRLTTPMGLNKTMSVAEIGSGLGGFAHWVVDQHEAYVDAYETDHDLYEASREMTKMAGLTRYVKYIHCDFEDFQPKLKSANVAYSSEALFCVKNKQDCFNQIHAMMKPEGQFMMSDYMLDGASLDDPALKEWMANEPIPPQLIDVQQIRKMLTTAGFEVSIAEDTTDEYKANVLKAFSEYAQQTSRGAKSGHLHDWVLKEGELWTSRVKAMEAGVLKVFRIYARVPREII is encoded by the coding sequence ATGAGTGCTGAGCAAAGCAGTGCGACAGAGGGGATCGATGGCAAATTACCTTTTTCTAAGAAGCTGAAGCTTTGGTGGGAAGGGTATGAGTTAAAACCTGTCGCGAAAACGATCGAAGTTGAAGAAGAGGCGCCTCCTGAGAACGAAGGGCCTCCGACAGTAAAAGGCTGGGCTGTCAGCCGGCAACGCTCTGTTGTCACTCTTTTCGGAGATGGCATGACGCGGTGCATTCCTGATGCCGTGAAGACACGATTAACGACACCCATGGGATTAAACAAAACCATGAGCGTTGCGGAAATCGGATCTGGTCTCGGCGGCTTTGCCCATTGGGTGGTTGATCAGCATGAAGCCTATGTGGATGCTTATGAAACAGATCATGACCTATACGAAGCCTCACGTGAAATGACGAAAATGGCGGGTCTTACGCGCTATGTCAAATATATCCACTGTGATTTCGAGGATTTTCAGCCTAAATTGAAGTCTGCCAATGTCGCCTATTCATCTGAGGCGCTGTTTTGTGTGAAGAATAAACAGGACTGCTTTAATCAGATCCATGCAATGATGAAACCGGAAGGTCAGTTTATGATGTCCGATTACATGCTGGATGGCGCGTCTCTGGATGATCCTGCGTTAAAAGAATGGATGGCTAACGAGCCTATTCCACCTCAGCTGATTGATGTTCAGCAGATTCGAAAAATGCTGACGACCGCAGGTTTTGAGGTCAGTATTGCCGAAGATACAACAGATGAATACAAGGCAAATGTCTTGAAAGCGTTTTCCGAATACGCTCAACAAACAAGCCGTGGTGCAAAAAGTGGTCATTTGCATGACTGGGTGTTGAAGGAAGGTGAGTTGTGGACGTCCAGGGTTAAGGCCATGGAGGCCGGCGTCCTCAAGGTTTTCCGTATCTATGCAAGGGTTCCAAGAGAGATTATCTGA
- a CDS encoding DUF2312 domain-containing protein produces the protein MADVGGVAADHLRSYIERIERLEEEKKALADDIKEIFAEAKGTGFDVKAMRAILRLRKMDKADYQEQEYMIDLYKHALGMLEVPPSETPEEEDDIPAEGDAF, from the coding sequence ATGGCTGACGTTGGCGGCGTAGCAGCGGATCATTTGCGATCCTATATTGAGCGGATCGAACGACTGGAAGAAGAGAAAAAAGCACTCGCAGATGACATAAAGGAAATTTTTGCTGAAGCAAAGGGAACCGGCTTTGATGTAAAGGCCATGCGGGCAATTCTACGGCTGCGCAAAATGGATAAAGCCGATTATCAAGAACAGGAATATATGATTGACCTGTATAAGCACGCCTTGGGTATGCTTGAAGTTCCGCCGTCTGAAACGCCAGAAGAGGAAGATGATATACCGGCGGAAGGGGACGCCTTTTAA
- a CDS encoding DUF1244 domain-containing protein: MTDETTLKLEAAAFRRLREHLQARTDVQNIDLMNLAGFCRNCLSNWYQEAAEEAGLEMDKAQAREIVYGMPYEEWKSKHQAEATDEQKEKFKTSHPGH, encoded by the coding sequence ATGACAGATGAAACTACATTGAAACTGGAAGCCGCAGCCTTTCGCCGCTTACGAGAGCATTTACAGGCACGGACGGACGTTCAGAATATTGATTTGATGAACCTTGCGGGATTTTGCCGTAATTGCTTGTCAAACTGGTATCAGGAAGCGGCTGAAGAGGCTGGCCTGGAAATGGACAAGGCGCAAGCCCGTGAAATCGTGTATGGCATGCCCTATGAAGAATGGAAGTCCAAGCATCAGGCTGAAGCAACTGATGAACAGAAAGAAAAATTCAAAACCAGCCATCCTGGTCACTAA
- a CDS encoding FAD-linked oxidase C-terminal domain-containing protein — MVKMPKPDPQVLQKRDYLVAKLREIVGNPEGVIDEEAGLRAFECDGLSAYRQLPMIAVLPETKDEIAEILKFCAAEKVNVVPRGAGTSLSGGALPLADGVLLGLGKFNRIVDVDYDNRCAVVQPGVTNLAITDAVKADGFYYAPDPSSQIACTIGGNIAENSGGVHCLKYGLTTNNVLGVEMITMDGDIIQFGGKHLDSEGYDLMGVITGSEGLLGVITEVTVRLLRSPENISAQLIGFPSSEQAGDCVGKIIGAGIIPAGMEMMDRYAIHAAEEFCHAGYPLDVEALLIVELDGPQVEIDHHNADINKIAKACGATVIKQSQSEEERMTFWAGRKAAFPAVGRISPDYMCMDGTIPRGQLPKVLARMNELSEHYGLRVANVFHAGDGNLHPLILFDANIPGDLEKCEAFGADILKLCVEVGGVLTGEHGVGIEKRDLMGEMFTEEDLKQQQRLKCAFDPDGRLNPGKVFPILHRCAELGKMHVHNGELPFPDLPRF, encoded by the coding sequence ATGGTCAAAATGCCGAAACCGGATCCGCAGGTATTGCAGAAACGAGATTATCTTGTCGCAAAACTCCGTGAGATTGTTGGTAACCCTGAAGGTGTTATAGATGAAGAAGCCGGGTTACGGGCATTTGAATGTGATGGTCTTAGTGCCTATCGTCAGCTTCCGATGATTGCCGTTCTGCCTGAAACCAAAGATGAAATTGCCGAAATTCTGAAATTTTGCGCGGCGGAAAAAGTAAATGTTGTCCCGCGTGGGGCTGGCACCTCTCTTTCTGGAGGCGCGCTGCCTTTGGCCGATGGCGTCCTGTTGGGGCTTGGAAAATTTAACCGCATTGTTGACGTGGATTATGACAACCGTTGTGCGGTGGTTCAGCCGGGTGTGACCAATCTTGCGATTACCGACGCGGTGAAAGCGGATGGGTTCTATTATGCTCCGGATCCGTCAAGTCAGATCGCCTGTACAATTGGTGGTAATATTGCTGAGAATTCTGGTGGGGTGCATTGCCTGAAATACGGGCTCACGACTAATAACGTTCTCGGCGTTGAGATGATTACCATGGATGGGGACATCATTCAATTTGGCGGGAAGCATCTTGATTCAGAAGGGTATGATTTGATGGGGGTCATTACGGGCTCGGAAGGCCTGCTGGGTGTTATTACCGAGGTGACCGTCCGTTTGCTCCGCAGTCCTGAAAATATCTCGGCCCAGCTGATTGGTTTTCCATCCAGCGAGCAGGCAGGTGACTGTGTCGGCAAGATTATTGGAGCAGGCATTATTCCCGCCGGCATGGAAATGATGGATCGATATGCAATTCATGCAGCCGAAGAATTTTGCCATGCAGGCTATCCTCTCGATGTAGAGGCTTTATTGATTGTGGAGCTGGACGGCCCGCAAGTCGAAATTGACCACCACAATGCTGACATCAACAAAATCGCAAAAGCGTGTGGTGCGACTGTCATTAAACAAAGCCAGTCCGAAGAAGAACGCATGACATTTTGGGCCGGGCGAAAAGCAGCCTTTCCTGCGGTTGGCCGAATTTCGCCCGATTATATGTGTATGGATGGCACCATTCCGCGGGGGCAGCTTCCCAAAGTTTTGGCGCGAATGAACGAGCTTTCTGAACATTACGGCCTGCGGGTTGCAAATGTGTTTCATGCGGGCGATGGGAATCTGCATCCATTGATCCTGTTTGATGCCAATATTCCCGGTGATCTGGAAAAATGTGAAGCGTTTGGCGCAGATATCCTGAAACTGTGCGTCGAGGTTGGCGGTGTCCTGACCGGAGAACATGGGGTTGGAATTGAAAAGCGCGATCTGATGGGTGAAATGTTCACAGAAGAAGATCTCAAACAACAGCAGCGTTTGAAATGTGCCTTCGACCCGGATGGGCGGCTTAATCCCGGTAAAGTCTTTCCGATTTTACATCGCTGTGCCGAGCTTGGGAAAATGCATGTTCACAACGGTGAGCTTCCGTTTCCAGATTTACCAAGGTTTTGA
- the ykgO gene encoding type B 50S ribosomal protein L36 produces MKVINSLKSAKKRHRDCRVVRRKGRVYVINKTNPRFKARQG; encoded by the coding sequence ATGAAAGTCATTAACTCGCTCAAGTCCGCGAAGAAGCGTCATCGCGATTGCCGCGTTGTCCGCCGCAAAGGACGCGTTTATGTGATTAACAAGACCAATCCACGCTTTAAGGCGCGTCAGGGCTAA
- a CDS encoding N-formylglutamate amidohydrolase, producing the protein MSDPFSTTHEESSSPILLIADHASRYIPEPYNLLGIEDPALLRRHVAWDIGIEDVTRRMSDKLEASAIYSGFSRLLIDPNRYPDDPASMPVESDGVQVPANVDLTDLQKAERVAGYFEPYHNKLRQMLDRKVADHKQPIVLSMHSFTPVMNDFERPWHVGVLWDQDERLAQPLLNIFRKNPTLVVGDNEPYSAKQPFGYTMNEHGTKRDIPHVVIEIRQDLIDTHHGAEQWSSLMVDAVLQLQKRLAVS; encoded by the coding sequence ATGTCTGACCCGTTTTCTACTACTCATGAAGAGAGTTCATCTCCGATATTGTTGATTGCTGACCATGCAAGCCGGTACATCCCTGAGCCCTATAATCTATTGGGCATTGAGGATCCTGCGTTGCTTCGGCGGCATGTCGCTTGGGATATCGGAATTGAGGATGTCACCCGGCGAATGAGCGATAAACTTGAGGCGTCAGCGATTTATTCCGGCTTCTCCCGCCTTTTGATTGATCCGAACCGCTATCCAGATGATCCTGCGAGTATGCCCGTTGAAAGTGATGGGGTGCAGGTTCCGGCGAATGTCGACCTGACAGACCTTCAAAAAGCGGAAAGGGTGGCGGGCTATTTTGAACCCTATCACAATAAACTCCGTCAAATGCTGGATCGGAAAGTCGCGGATCACAAGCAGCCGATCGTTTTGTCCATGCATTCCTTTACACCGGTTATGAACGATTTTGAAAGACCATGGCATGTCGGGGTTTTATGGGATCAGGATGAGCGGTTGGCGCAGCCCTTGCTGAATATTTTCCGTAAAAACCCGACATTGGTGGTCGGGGACAACGAACCATATTCAGCAAAACAGCCATTTGGCTATACAATGAATGAGCATGGTACCAAACGGGATATTCCCCATGTTGTAATTGAGATCCGGCAGGATTTAATTGATACGCATCATGGTGCCGAACAATGGTCCAGCCTTATGGTTGATGCTGTTCTCCAGTTGCAAAAAAGGCTTGCGGTTTCCTGA
- a CDS encoding tetratricopeptide repeat protein, which translates to MNRILKLLTVIFAVFLISSVASARQDDERLDRLFDELTETKDAVKAQAIERVIWNIWMRSGSDTIDLLMIQGLKDMAAGAYEKANMSFTMIIDMDPAFAEAWNKRATVRFLVGDLNGSLEDVARVLELEPRHFGAFAGLGQIFEIRNAPEQALSAFEKALRINPHMPSVRRKLKILKHEHKGQKI; encoded by the coding sequence ATGAACAGGATACTGAAGCTTTTAACGGTGATTTTTGCTGTCTTTCTAATCAGCAGCGTGGCATCCGCCCGTCAGGATGATGAACGTCTGGATCGCTTATTTGATGAACTAACGGAAACTAAAGACGCGGTAAAAGCGCAAGCGATCGAGCGTGTAATCTGGAATATATGGATGCGCTCAGGCAGTGATACAATTGATCTGCTTATGATCCAGGGGCTAAAGGATATGGCGGCTGGAGCCTATGAAAAGGCAAATATGTCTTTCACAATGATCATTGACATGGACCCTGCATTTGCAGAGGCATGGAATAAGCGGGCGACTGTTCGTTTTTTGGTCGGAGACCTCAACGGATCTTTGGAAGATGTCGCGCGGGTTCTGGAGTTGGAACCCCGCCATTTTGGAGCCTTTGCAGGCCTTGGACAGATTTTTGAAATCAGGAATGCACCTGAGCAGGCACTTTCTGCATTTGAGAAGGCATTGCGGATCAATCCGCATATGCCCTCTGTTCGGCGAAAACTAAAAATTCTGAAACATGAACATAAAGGGCAAAAAATTTAG
- a CDS encoding FAD-binding protein gives MEKIDITQEEQLPEVLKWALAGNKSFAVQGNGSKSELGRPLQTDCILSMSSLQGVEMHEPAELVMQAKTGTRLSDIQAILKQAGQKLAFSPPDLGPLLGTEAGASTIGGVFGCNLSGSSRIKAGAARDHLLGVKGFSGRGEAFQTGSRVMKNVTGYDLCKLVCGSYGTIALYTSLTFKVLPDAEKKRTVLIFGLAPDEAVRVMKDAMSSVHDVSAASYLPEQVAVTCDISHVTDAQRSVTALLVEGPAPSAEFRCAALLDECGNGAETGELHGHNSDAFWSFVGDVKPFVKEQSRSVWRVSLPPASAPLFVQHLSEFLPEAQYYLDWAGGLVWVSVPADIDRAGVDIIRSSLLDGGHATLVRADMALRQDVSPFHPQNKVLAQMSERVRQGFDPKGIFNPGRMYPIGDVT, from the coding sequence ATGGAAAAGATTGATATTACGCAGGAAGAGCAGCTTCCAGAGGTTTTGAAGTGGGCATTGGCCGGCAACAAATCTTTTGCTGTGCAGGGCAATGGCAGTAAATCAGAATTGGGCCGCCCCCTGCAAACGGATTGCATTCTGAGCATGTCTTCATTGCAGGGCGTCGAAATGCACGAACCTGCTGAATTGGTTATGCAGGCCAAAACGGGAACCCGCCTGTCAGACATTCAGGCAATCTTAAAACAAGCCGGTCAGAAATTAGCCTTTTCCCCACCTGATCTTGGCCCCCTTTTGGGAACAGAGGCCGGTGCATCAACAATCGGGGGCGTATTTGGCTGTAACTTATCCGGATCCAGTCGAATAAAAGCAGGGGCGGCCCGTGATCATTTGCTTGGCGTTAAAGGATTTTCCGGGCGCGGCGAAGCGTTTCAGACGGGAAGCCGTGTGATGAAGAATGTGACAGGTTATGATCTTTGTAAGCTTGTTTGTGGCAGCTATGGCACCATTGCCTTGTATACCAGCCTTACTTTTAAGGTTCTGCCGGATGCCGAGAAGAAACGAACTGTTTTGATCTTTGGATTGGCGCCCGATGAGGCAGTAAGGGTGATGAAGGATGCCATGTCATCCGTGCATGATGTCTCCGCGGCGTCTTACTTACCAGAACAGGTTGCAGTGACCTGTGATATTTCCCATGTGACGGATGCGCAAAGGTCAGTTACAGCGTTGCTTGTAGAAGGCCCGGCACCGTCCGCAGAATTTAGGTGCGCAGCGTTATTAGATGAATGCGGGAACGGTGCAGAAACCGGTGAATTACACGGGCATAATTCTGATGCCTTCTGGTCTTTTGTAGGCGATGTGAAGCCTTTCGTTAAAGAACAGAGCCGTTCTGTATGGCGTGTTTCATTGCCACCGGCAAGCGCGCCTCTTTTTGTTCAGCATTTAAGTGAATTTTTGCCGGAGGCCCAATATTATCTGGATTGGGCGGGCGGTCTGGTATGGGTCAGTGTTCCCGCTGATATAGATCGGGCCGGTGTGGATATTATTCGAAGTTCTTTACTGGATGGCGGACATGCCACGCTTGTTCGGGCGGATATGGCATTGAGACAGGATGTCTCGCCGTTTCATCCTCAAAATAAGGTTTTGGCGCAAATGTCAGAACGCGTCCGGCAGGGTTTCGACCCCAAAGGGATTTTTAATCCGGGACGGATGTACCCGATCGGAGATGTGACATGA
- the glcF gene encoding glycolate oxidase subunit GlcF, with amino-acid sequence MKTDFSIAQLADPKFAESNDILRKCVHCGFCTATCPTYTELGDERDSPRGRIYMIQQMLESGAPAQKETVQHVDRCLSCLSCMTTCPSGVDYMHLVDHARQYIDDTYERPVFDRMLRKILGLILPSPTLFRISLIGAMLARPFKNLFRGRLRAMLDMAPASIPGPSGLDGVVRHTPKRSPSGKRVILMAGCAQKVLSPDINDATIRLLTRLGVEVIIPKKAGCCGALPLHMGQEDPAQAYAKKNILAWYEEMEQGTLDAILINTSGCGTTVKDYGHLFKHDEEMAEKAQAVAEIAKDISEYLVTLDIEPNVPLSGVKVAYHSACSLQHGQRVIDPPKQLLQAAGFDVAPIPESHICCGSAGTYNLLQPELSSRLKDRKIRNIASVSPDIVAAGNIGCIAQIGSGMNIPVLHTVQLLDWATGGPKPEVLEKTVH; translated from the coding sequence ATGAAAACTGACTTCAGTATCGCGCAGCTCGCAGATCCCAAATTTGCAGAATCAAATGACATTCTGCGTAAATGTGTTCATTGCGGTTTTTGCACGGCGACTTGTCCTACTTATACAGAGCTTGGGGACGAACGGGACAGTCCACGTGGCCGTATTTATATGATCCAGCAAATGCTGGAAAGTGGTGCCCCGGCACAAAAAGAAACCGTCCAGCATGTTGATCGCTGCCTTTCTTGCCTGTCCTGTATGACAACTTGTCCGTCTGGTGTCGATTACATGCATCTTGTGGATCATGCGCGCCAGTATATTGACGACACGTACGAGCGTCCGGTGTTCGACAGGATGTTGAGAAAAATTCTGGGCCTCATCCTTCCGAGCCCGACCCTCTTTCGTATATCGTTGATCGGCGCCATGTTGGCCCGTCCGTTCAAAAATCTGTTTAGAGGACGCTTGCGTGCAATGCTGGACATGGCGCCAGCCTCTATTCCCGGACCTTCCGGATTAGATGGCGTTGTCCGTCACACCCCCAAGCGATCACCCTCGGGTAAGCGTGTCATTCTAATGGCCGGTTGCGCGCAGAAGGTTTTATCCCCCGATATCAATGATGCGACGATCCGGCTGCTGACCAGACTGGGTGTTGAGGTGATCATTCCAAAGAAGGCCGGATGTTGCGGCGCCTTACCCCTTCATATGGGTCAGGAAGATCCTGCTCAGGCGTATGCCAAAAAGAATATTCTGGCCTGGTATGAGGAAATGGAACAGGGAACACTGGATGCCATTTTGATCAATACATCCGGCTGCGGTACAACGGTTAAAGACTATGGCCATCTTTTTAAGCATGATGAAGAAATGGCAGAAAAAGCCCAAGCGGTAGCGGAAATTGCCAAGGATATCTCGGAATATCTTGTAACCCTCGATATAGAACCAAACGTGCCGTTGAGCGGTGTTAAGGTCGCGTATCACTCAGCTTGCTCGTTGCAGCATGGGCAACGGGTAATTGATCCTCCAAAACAGTTGCTTCAAGCAGCAGGTTTTGACGTTGCGCCTATCCCGGAATCTCACATCTGTTGTGGATCTGCGGGTACCTATAATCTGTTGCAACCGGAGTTATCAAGCCGGTTGAAAGACCGAAAAATTCGAAATATTGCGTCTGTCTCGCCTGATATTGTCGCGGCTGGAAATATCGGGTGTATCGCCCAGATTGGAAGCGGCATGAATATTCCGGTGCTGCACACGGTCCAACTGCTGGACTGGGCGACAGGCGGGCCGAAGCCGGAGGTCCTTGAAAAAACCGTTCACTAA